Proteins from a genomic interval of Plasmodium reichenowi strain SY57 chromosome 11, whole genome shotgun sequence:
- a CDS encoding dynein light chain type 2, putative: MESNPKNNVKSSEENETEKNNKEENKIDMEGFQFFANICEDKLKVLLENFFSNKKYDKLQYVEEKIVMPSPEIQDADNDSSNENDTNSCVQNKVIRSNYDKIVLKLVDDVEQFMKPYVNDRYKIIVQGIIGENKKQGIHIASKSLWNVETDNYVSVKYVNDYIFVTVMVFLLYNE; this comes from the exons ATGGAAAGTAACCCTAAGAATAATGTAAAGAGTTctgaagaaaatgaaactgaaaaaaataacaaagaagaaaataaaatagataTGGAAGGATTTCAATTCTTTGCAAATATTTGTGAAGACAAATTAAAAGTATTATTAGAAAActttttttctaataaaaaatatgataaacTACAATACGTTGAAGAAAAGATTGTTATGCCTTCACCTGAAATCCAGGATGCAGATAATGATTCATCGAATGAAAATGATACAAATTCATGTGTTCAGAATAAGGTTATTAGAAGTAATTACGATAAAATCGTATTAAAGCTTGTTGATGACGTGGAGCAATTTATGAAACCTTATGTCAATGATAGATACAAAATTATTGTACAAGGTATAATAGGAGAAAACAAAAAGCAAGGG ATACATATTGCATCCAAGTCTCTTTGGAATGTGGAAACCGATAATTATGTATCTGTAAAATACGtaaatgattatatatttgtcACAGTTATGGTCTTCCTATTATATAAcgaataa
- a CDS encoding rhomboid protease ROM1 (part of same gene as PRSY57_1112600A.2, PRSY57_1112600B~transcript variant 1; alternatively spliced~gap found within coding sequence): MSNIHTLAEYRDDYAENTPFNRTPDYYQSQSSFVQRSKPIDLLNLIFPHFTWKSFMVVISIIQLIVFIISVSIKPADFLTPS; encoded by the exons ATGAGTAATATTCATACGCTAGCAGAGTATCGAGATGATTATGCCGAAAATACACCCTTCAACAGAA CACCAGATTATTATCAGTCTCAGAGTAGTTTTGTTCAAAGGTCTAAACCAATTGATTTATTGAACCTTATATTTCCCCACTTTACATGGAAAAGTTTTATGGTCGTTATTTCTATTATACAGTTGATTGTTTTTATCATATCAGTGAGTATAAAACCAGCAGACTTCCTTACCCCTTcag
- a CDS encoding mitogen-activated protein kinase 2: MLKKKKDYENADLEDYNTKEIKGYSKVGNEKNIKKKMTSIKESSSRDEEEEDANENKNIKKFKEGNKKDNISKNCNIVEKKNNKSKEEKINIKEAIIKNVKVPDNYEIKHLIGRGSYGYVYLAYDKNANKNVAIKKVNRMFEDLIDCKRILREITILNRLKSDYIIRLHDLIIPEDLLKFDELYIVLEIADSDLKKLFKTPIFLTEQHVKTILYNLLLGEKFIHESGIIHRDLKPANCLLNQDCSVKICDFGLARTINSDKDIHIVNDLEEKEENEEPGPHNKNLKKQLTSHVVTRWYRAPELILLQENYTNSIDIWSTGCIFAELLNMMKSHINNPTNRFPLFPGSSCFPLSPDHNSKKVHEKSNRDQLNIIFNVIGTPPEEDLKCITKQEVIKYIKLFPTRDGIDLSKKYSSISKDGIDLLESMLRFNAQKRITIDKALSHPYLKDVRKENLENFSTEKIILPFDDWMVLSETQLRYIFLKEIQSFHADLIIPAKLNIHQKSFYNM, from the coding sequence atgttaaaaaaaaaaaaggattaCGAAAATGCTGATTTAGAGGACTACAATACCAAAGAGATAAAGGGATATTCAAAAGTTGGGAacgaaaaaaatattaaaaaaaaaatgactTCTATAAAAGAGTCTAGTAGTAGagatgaagaagaagaggatgctaatgaaaataaaaatattaaaaaatttaaagaaggtaataaaaaagacaatatttcaaaaaattgtaatattgttgaaaagaaaaataataaaagcaaagaagagaaaataaatatcaaAGAAGctattattaaaaatgtaaagGTACCCGATAATTACGAAATAAAACATTTGATTGGTAGAGGATCCTATggatatgtatatttagcttatgataaaaatgcaaataaaaatgtggCTATAAAAAAGGTTAATAGAATGTTTGAAGATTTAATAGATTgtaaaagaatattaaGAGAAATAACAATATTGAATAGATTGAAGAGtgattatattataagatTACATGATTTAATTATTCCTGAAGATTTATTAAAGTTTGATGagttatatatagtatTAGAAATTGCAGATTCTGatttaaagaaattatttaaaacaCCAATATTTTTAACAGAACAACATGtaaaaacaatattatataatttattactAGGCGAAAAATTTATTCACGAATCAGGTATAATACACAGAGATTTAAAGCCAGCTAATTGTTTATTAAATCAAGATTGTTCAGTAAAGATATGTGACTTTGGTTTAGCTAGAACAATTAATTCAGATAAAGATATTCATATTGTTAATGAtttagaagaaaaagaagaaaatgaagaacCAGGTCcacataataaaaatttaaaaaaacaattaaCTAGTCATGTAGTTACTAGGTGGTATAGGGCACCAGAgcttatattattacaagAGAATTATACAAATTCTATAGATATATGGTCGACTGGTTGTATATTTGCTGAACTATTAAATATGATGAAGAgtcatataaataatccAACTAATAGATTTCCCTTATTTCCTGGATCTTCTTGTTTTCCTTTATCACCTGATcataattcaaaaaaagTTCATGAAAAAAGTAACAGGGAtcaattaaatataatatttaatgtAATAGGTACACCACCAGAAGAAGatttaaaatgtataaCAAAACAAGAAgttattaaatatattaaattatttccTACAAGGGATGGTATAGATTTgagtaaaaaatattcatctATATCTAAAGATGGTATAGATTTATTAGAATCCATGTTACGATTTAATGCTCAAAAAAGAATAACTATTGATAAGGCTTTATCACACCCTTATCTTAAGGATgtaagaaaagaaaatttagAAAATTTCTCAACcgaaaaaataatacttCCATTTGATGATTGGATGGTTCTATCAGAAACACAACttagatatattttcttaaaGGAAATTCAATCATTTCATGCTGATTTAATTATACCTGCAAAGTTAAATATACATCAAAAAAGTTTCTACAATATGTAA
- a CDS encoding rhomboid protease ROM1 (part of same gene as PRSY57_1112600A.1, PRSY57_1112600A.2~gap found within coding sequence), protein SLLVTLGANVASRIKQGEIHRLILPIFLHANIFHAIFNIFFQLRMGFTLEKNYGIMKIIILYFVTGIYGNILSSSITYCPIKVGASTSGMGLVGIVTSELILLWHIIRHRERVVFNIIFFSLISFFYYFTFNGSNIDHVGHLGGLISGISLGILYNEHMDNKPRWYNHLKIGSYISLVLLAIIPTVVLFTIPRTC, encoded by the exons ATAGCTTATTAGTAACACTTGGTGCGAATGTTGCGTCCAGAATAAAACAGGGAGAAATTCACAGATTGATTTTACCCATATTTTTACATGCAAATATATTCCATGcaatttttaatattttttttcaattaaGAATGGGATTTACATTAGAAAAGAATTATGGTATTATGAAGATTATCATACTTTATTTTGTTACCGGTATATATGGAAATATTTTATCCTCCTCCATAACATATTGTCCAATAAAGGTAGGGGCAAGTACATCAGGTATGGGGTTAGTTGGAATAGTAACATCtgaattaattttattgtGGCATATAATTAGACATAGAGAAAGAGttgtttttaatataatatttttttctttaatatcttttttttattacttcACTTTTAATGGTTCTAATATTGACCACGTTGGTCATTTAGGAGGCTTAATATCGG GCATATCCCTCGGAATATTATACAATGAACATATGGATAACAAACCTAGATGGTATaatcatttaaaaataggttcatatatttctttagTTCTTCTGGCTATTATACCAACCGTCGTTTTATTTACAATACCTCGTACATGTTAA
- a CDS encoding rhomboid protease ROM1 (part of same gene as PRSY57_1112600A.1, PRSY57_1112600B~transcript variant 2; alternatively spliced~gap found within coding sequence), translating into MSNIHTLAEYRDDYAENTPFNRNYYQSQSSFVQRSKPIDLLNLIFPHFTWKSFMVVISIIQLIVFIISVSIKPADFLTPS; encoded by the exons ATGAGTAATATTCATACGCTAGCAGAGTATCGAGATGATTATGCCGAAAATACACCCTTCAACAGAA ATTATTATCAGTCTCAGAGTAGTTTTGTTCAAAGGTCTAAACCAATTGATTTATTGAACCTTATATTTCCCCACTTTACATGGAAAAGTTTTATGGTCGTTATTTCTATTATACAGTTGATTGTTTTTATCATATCAGTGAGTATAAAACCAGCAGACTTCCTTACCCCTTcag
- a CDS encoding GTPase-activating protein, putative: MRINFFKEKNKIRLNKNLDFDSDIAISNANNESNNYLTANSDNEYDHYGFEKNKEYTQENNDDNKRNLEKYKKKIERRWQLYFTFKRDIKKSYYLKSLIRKGIPDKLRPDIWPYLLDSMVLCLKYPTIYEKCLNSELESKVLSQIDLDIIRTFPHNKNYRLNSPGLVQLKNVLRAFAVYKPKINYCQSMNFIAAITLIFLKEELAFWSIVQLIDSDYSHEKINISDYYNNEMRGLRRDIIVIEELIRVKLPDVHLRLKEFDVDLSWICSEWLLCLFCTTFPITTTLRIWDCLFYEGDKIIFRITLALFKLNQQKLCELNSLESILLLFKETTKNMFECDKLMYIAFNEIGVLKKKTIRKLRLKAEDIIKNAVP, encoded by the exons atgagaataaatttctttaaagaaaaaaataagataCGATTAAATAAGAACCTCGATTTTGATTCAGATATAGCTATATCTAATGCGAACAATGAATCAAACAATTATTTAACAGCCAATAGTG aTAATGAATATGATCATTATGGctttgaaaaaaataaagaatatacacaagaaaataatgatgataataagaGAAACTTAGAAAAGTACAAAAAGAAGATTGAAAGGAG ATGGCAActatattttacatttaaaagagatataaaaaaaagttattatttaaaatcTTTAATAAGAAAAGGAATACCCGATAAATTAAG ACCAGACATTTGGCCATATTTATTGGACAGCATGGTGTTATGTTTAAAATATCCCACCATTTATGAAAA ATGTTTAAATAGTGAACTAGAATCCAAGGTCTTAAGTCAAATTGACTTGGACATTATACGAACCTTTCctcataataaaaat TATCGATTAAATTCACCAGGATTGGTTCAATTAAAGAATGTATTACGAGCATTCGCAGTTTATAAGccaaaaataaattattgtCAG AGTATGAATTTTATTGCTGCAATTactttaatatttttaaaagaagaaCTAGCATTTTGGTCGATAGTACAATTAATTGATTCAGATTATTCacatgaaaaaataaatattagTG attattataataatgaaatgaGAGGATTACGTAGAGATATAATTGTGATAGAAGAATTAATAAGGGTGAAATTGCCTGATGTCCATTTACGTCTAAA AGAATTTGATGTTGATCTTTCGTGGATATGCTCAGAATGGCTCTTGTGTCTATTTTGTACAACCTTTCCG ATTACTACTACATTACGTATATGGGACTGCTTATTTTATGAGGGagataaaataatttttagAATAACCTTAGCCCTTTTTAAATTGAATCAACAAAAATTATGCGAACTTAATTCTTTAGAATctattcttttattatttaaagaaaccacaaaaaatatg tTTGAATGTGATAAATTAATGTATATTGCGTTTAACGAAATTGGCGTcttaaaaaagaaaaccATAAGAAAGCTAAGATTAAAAGCGGAggatattattaaaaatgcCGTACCgtaa